In the Paraflavitalea devenefica genome, one interval contains:
- a CDS encoding trypsin-like peptidase domain-containing protein: MKFKQIAAIVLLSATTTFATMWGYQRYAKQDTYVYQNDNNDSGKVPANYADFKGMTNAPADFVPAANAAIPATVHIKTKATRTASNNLPRRSPFGDLFDMDLDDFFGDRLRSVPQMASGSGAIISEDGYIVTNNHVVDGADEINVTLYNKKTFKAKLLASDPSSDLAVIKIEAKGLPFLIYGNSDEVKVGQWVLAVGYPLTLETTVTAGIVSAKGRTLDINARQSRTPVESFIQTDAAVNPGNSGGPLINTDGKLIGINSAIASPTGAYAGYSFTIPVNIVKKIVADLMKHGTVQRAYLGIEYPRENLSDEVKEQNGIREGEGVYVLNARTEGAAAAAGIKKGDIITKINGVPVISGADMVGQIATYRPGDKVNISYKRDGKEYSAAVTLRNESGSTDIVRTSVLDKLGAELQTLSKEDAKELGVNGGVVIKAITGKGALSKVRVQEGYVIVKADGKEVKTVDDFRKIMESASGNVKVEGMYPGYEGIYPIVIPMNSAN; encoded by the coding sequence ATGAAGTTTAAACAGATAGCAGCTATTGTATTGCTGAGTGCAACCACAACGTTTGCTACTATGTGGGGATACCAACGGTATGCAAAACAGGATACCTACGTTTACCAGAACGATAATAACGACAGCGGTAAGGTGCCGGCTAATTATGCCGACTTTAAAGGAATGACAAACGCTCCGGCCGATTTTGTGCCGGCTGCCAATGCTGCCATACCTGCCACTGTACACATCAAAACAAAAGCTACCCGTACGGCCAGCAATAACCTGCCCCGCAGGAGCCCCTTCGGCGATCTGTTTGATATGGACCTGGATGATTTCTTTGGCGACCGCTTAAGGTCTGTTCCGCAGATGGCTTCCGGTTCAGGTGCTATCATCAGCGAGGATGGATATATTGTTACCAATAACCACGTGGTAGATGGTGCCGATGAGATCAACGTTACGCTGTACAATAAAAAAACTTTCAAGGCAAAGCTGCTCGCTTCCGACCCCAGCAGTGACCTGGCTGTTATTAAGATTGAGGCCAAGGGTCTCCCCTTCCTGATCTATGGTAACTCAGACGAGGTGAAAGTAGGTCAGTGGGTACTGGCAGTAGGTTATCCCTTAACGCTCGAAACTACGGTTACAGCCGGTATTGTGAGCGCCAAAGGAAGGACCCTGGATATTAACGCCCGCCAGAGCCGTACTCCTGTAGAATCATTTATACAAACTGATGCTGCGGTGAACCCCGGCAACAGTGGTGGCCCGCTGATCAATACAGATGGCAAACTGATCGGTATCAACTCAGCCATTGCTTCCCCTACAGGCGCTTATGCCGGTTATTCTTTCACCATCCCGGTAAATATTGTGAAGAAGATCGTAGCCGACCTGATGAAGCATGGTACCGTGCAAAGGGCTTACCTGGGTATTGAATATCCCCGTGAAAACCTGAGCGATGAAGTGAAAGAACAAAATGGTATTAGAGAAGGTGAAGGTGTATATGTACTGAATGCCCGCACTGAAGGCGCTGCCGCCGCTGCAGGTATCAAGAAAGGTGATATCATTACCAAGATCAATGGCGTGCCTGTAATAAGTGGCGCCGATATGGTAGGACAAATTGCAACTTACCGCCCCGGCGATAAAGTAAATATTTCCTACAAACGTGATGGCAAGGAATACTCCGCTGCAGTAACCCTGCGCAATGAGTCGGGCTCTACCGATATCGTACGCACTTCTGTGCTGGATAAACTGGGCGCCGAACTGCAAACGCTGAGCAAAGAAGACGCCAAAGAACTGGGTGTGAATGGTGGCGTGGTGATCAAAGCCATTACCGGTAAAGGAGCCCTGAGCAAAGTAAGGGTACAGGAAGGATATGTGATTGTAAAGGCCGACGGCAAGGAAGTAAAAACAGTAGATGATTTCAGGAAGATCATGGAAAGCGCCAGCGGCAATGTGAAGGTGGAAGGTATGTATCCCGGTTACGAGGGTATCTATCCCATCGTGATCCCCATGAACAGCGCGAACTAA
- a CDS encoding aldehyde dehydrogenase family protein, with protein MNLQQRIDLLKRLGEYILSTDNQWMAAKERAFRENGWFTPAFIELATHSISHTFLNPAALTGWATQYAIPAVQVAPKNVGIVMAGNIPLVGFHDFLCVFISGHRQTIKPSSKDEVLIRHLVEQLHAWEPATQSLIGLQPMLKGCDAYIATGSNNSARYFDYYFAKFPHIIRRNRTSVAILDGNETVEQLALLADDVYQYFGLGCRNVTQLYVPEGYDFVPLLETFKKYNELADHHKYKNNYDYQLAILILNKQYYMTNGSIILHENPSLFSPISQLHYTFYMVDRETRTTAEQEIAASLQNHADIQCLVGKKWLPFGQAQQPGLTDYADGVDTLQFLLSL; from the coding sequence ATGAATTTACAACAACGGATAGATTTGCTGAAGCGGTTGGGAGAATATATTTTATCGACTGACAATCAATGGATGGCAGCAAAGGAGCGGGCCTTCCGGGAAAACGGCTGGTTTACGCCGGCCTTTATTGAACTGGCTACCCACAGCATTTCCCATACTTTTCTAAACCCGGCGGCGCTTACCGGCTGGGCTACCCAATATGCCATCCCTGCCGTACAGGTTGCCCCCAAAAATGTGGGCATCGTGATGGCCGGCAATATCCCCCTGGTGGGGTTTCATGATTTCCTGTGTGTATTCATTTCGGGCCACCGGCAAACGATTAAACCCTCTTCCAAAGATGAAGTATTGATCAGGCACCTGGTGGAGCAACTGCATGCCTGGGAACCTGCCACCCAATCGCTCATCGGCCTGCAACCGATGCTGAAAGGGTGCGATGCCTATATTGCCACCGGCAGTAATAATTCGGCCCGCTATTTTGATTATTACTTCGCCAAATTCCCGCATATTATCCGGCGCAACCGCACTTCCGTGGCCATCCTGGATGGTAATGAAACCGTGGAGCAACTGGCTTTACTGGCCGACGATGTGTACCAGTATTTTGGCCTGGGTTGCCGGAATGTGACCCAGCTTTATGTGCCCGAAGGGTACGATTTTGTGCCCCTGCTGGAAACCTTCAAGAAGTACAATGAGCTGGCCGACCACCACAAATACAAGAACAACTACGATTACCAACTGGCGATCCTCATTCTCAATAAGCAGTATTATATGACCAATGGAAGTATTATCCTGCATGAAAACCCCTCCCTCTTTTCCCCCATCAGCCAGTTGCATTATACGTTCTATATGGTGGATCGTGAGACACGAACCACGGCTGAGCAGGAGATCGCAGCTTCCTTACAGAACCATGCGGATATTCAATGCCTTGTAGGCAAAAAATGGCTTCCCTTTGGCCAGGCGCAGCAACCGGGCTTAACGGATTATGCCGATGGGGTAGATACCCTGCAATTTTTACTGTCGTTATGA
- a CDS encoding 4Fe-4S dicluster domain-containing protein translates to MAIKITEECINCGACEPECPNNAIYEGGVEWAISDGTTIKGSFTLMDGTLVDADQRMAPVSVDIYYIVPNKCTECQGFHEEPQCAAVCPVDCCVPDEMYVETVEELMAKKEKLHV, encoded by the coding sequence ATGGCTATTAAAATAACTGAAGAATGCATCAATTGCGGCGCCTGCGAGCCTGAGTGCCCCAACAATGCCATCTATGAAGGGGGCGTTGAATGGGCCATTTCCGACGGTACCACTATAAAAGGATCTTTTACCCTGATGGATGGAACTTTAGTGGATGCCGACCAACGTATGGCGCCCGTTAGTGTGGATATTTATTATATAGTGCCCAATAAATGTACTGAATGCCAGGGCTTTCACGAAGAACCGCAATGTGCGGCCGTTTGCCCGGTCGATTGCTGTGTGCCCGATGAAATGTATGTGGAAACAGTGGAAGAGCTGATGGCCAAGAAAGAGAAATTACACGTTTAA
- a CDS encoding alpha/beta fold hydrolase → MKYLGCLLCLLIPLLSDAQRKQDFFAFRQLIQAAPYAGKKIKLEADLRMDQLDSTGKAGIWLRVDKKDRKIGFFRNTYNMPVLPEWKTFTIEGNVSKKDADVIILGGLFQGRGQFYFDNFRLSVYNQGKWEAVPIINAGFEDTVPANSGWYFFHAQQILPLTFSLANPVEGARSFWYDGKNNTASVTYGNNPAAGRFAHVNGTNIYYETYGQGEPLLLLHGNGQNIGEFEQQIDFFKDHYKVIAVDTRGQGKSSEDGTRYTYHLFARDMYELLNHLQLDSVNILGWSDGGNTGLIMAMQYPRKVKRLAVMGANIFINKDAVIPAVFKEIHARQKQLAKDTSARSRNDLRLMNLLLEEPNLKFDDLAAIHCPVLVMAGENDLIKEQHTKGIAQHINGAQLVIFSKGSHYMPQENARLFNKTVLDFLK, encoded by the coding sequence ATGAAGTACCTAGGCTGTCTCCTTTGCTTATTGATCCCCTTATTGTCTGATGCCCAACGTAAACAGGACTTCTTTGCTTTCCGCCAACTCATCCAGGCTGCCCCCTATGCCGGCAAAAAGATAAAGCTGGAAGCCGACCTGCGCATGGATCAGCTTGACTCTACCGGCAAGGCCGGGATATGGCTGCGCGTAGATAAAAAAGACAGAAAGATAGGTTTCTTCAGGAACACCTATAATATGCCGGTACTGCCGGAATGGAAAACCTTTACCATCGAAGGTAATGTGAGTAAAAAAGATGCTGATGTGATCATACTCGGCGGATTATTCCAGGGCAGGGGACAGTTTTATTTTGACAATTTCCGGCTCAGTGTATATAACCAGGGTAAATGGGAAGCGGTGCCCATCATCAATGCCGGCTTTGAAGATACCGTCCCTGCCAACAGCGGCTGGTATTTCTTTCATGCACAACAGATCCTGCCGCTTACTTTTTCATTGGCCAATCCTGTTGAAGGCGCCCGCTCTTTTTGGTATGATGGCAAGAACAATACGGCCTCTGTTACCTATGGTAACAATCCGGCAGCAGGCCGGTTTGCCCACGTTAATGGTACCAACATCTATTATGAAACCTATGGCCAGGGTGAACCCCTGTTGCTGCTGCATGGCAATGGACAGAACATTGGTGAATTCGAACAGCAGATAGACTTTTTTAAGGATCATTATAAAGTGATTGCGGTAGATACCCGTGGGCAGGGTAAATCATCTGAAGATGGCACCCGGTATACGTATCATTTATTTGCCCGTGATATGTATGAACTGCTCAATCACCTTCAATTGGATAGTGTGAACATCCTGGGGTGGAGTGATGGCGGAAATACCGGTCTGATCATGGCCATGCAATATCCCCGGAAAGTAAAAAGGCTGGCGGTGATGGGCGCCAATATTTTCATTAATAAGGACGCAGTGATACCGGCTGTTTTCAAAGAAATACATGCCCGGCAAAAGCAACTGGCCAAAGATACTTCCGCCCGCAGCCGGAATGATCTACGGCTAATGAACCTGTTGCTGGAGGAGCCGAACTTGAAGTTCGACGACCTGGCCGCCATCCATTGCCCGGTATTGGTAATGGCCGGGGAAAATGACCTGATTAAAGAACAACATACGAAAGGCATTGCACAGCACATCAATGGCGCACAACTGGTTATTTTTTCCAAGGGCAGCCATTATATGCCACAGGAAAATGCCCGGCTTTTCAACAAAACTGTGCTGGATTTTTTGAAATAG
- a CDS encoding PorP/SprF family type IX secretion system membrane protein, whose translation MKQQQILKSFLFLLILPGYGFTQDPSFSQFFSSPLNINPGLTANINGKWRLITNIRDQWIGPASPYATGTISYDSKIMKDKLPETSTFGLGGMLMYDYAMSGIHKSIYASLNVSYNITLARDAGDHRFGIGVGGIYGSKTIDFDRLVFGEQFTGHGFNTNLPTGEAALINMKPYISSSAGATYSYTTDYSNIDLGVAFFHLNKPKQTFLNDPHQYLAMRKVVHANFETRLNNNILFNANGIYQYQSAANYFSIGGALGFFIDETGDDQILNLGVWYWSKNAIIPYIGMRYKSLQFGFTYDITISKLSEAERKPKTFEVSFIIRGDDNKKGYIWCPWK comes from the coding sequence ATGAAACAGCAACAAATTTTGAAATCATTTTTGTTTTTGCTCATTTTGCCGGGGTATGGATTTACCCAGGACCCGAGCTTTTCACAGTTCTTTTCATCGCCCTTAAATATCAACCCGGGGCTTACGGCAAATATCAATGGCAAATGGAGGCTTATCACCAATATCCGGGATCAATGGATCGGCCCTGCCAGCCCCTATGCCACGGGAACAATTTCTTACGACAGTAAGATCATGAAAGACAAACTTCCTGAAACAAGTACGTTTGGATTGGGAGGTATGCTGATGTATGATTATGCCATGTCGGGTATCCACAAAAGCATATATGCATCGCTCAACGTTTCGTACAATATAACACTGGCCAGGGATGCCGGCGATCACAGGTTTGGGATCGGAGTGGGTGGCATTTATGGCAGCAAAACGATAGATTTTGACCGGCTCGTTTTTGGAGAACAGTTTACCGGGCATGGTTTTAATACCAACCTGCCTACAGGTGAAGCAGCGCTGATCAACATGAAACCCTATATTTCCTCCAGTGCAGGAGCCACCTATAGCTATACCACCGATTATTCCAATATTGACCTGGGGGTTGCCTTTTTCCACCTGAATAAACCCAAACAAACCTTTTTGAACGATCCGCACCAATATCTTGCCATGAGAAAAGTGGTGCATGCCAATTTTGAAACACGCCTGAATAACAACATACTTTTTAATGCCAATGGCATTTATCAATATCAGTCGGCTGCGAATTATTTTTCCATCGGTGGCGCATTAGGGTTTTTCATTGATGAAACTGGCGATGATCAGATATTGAACCTGGGTGTTTGGTATTGGTCAAAAAATGCTATCATCCCCTATATCGGAATGCGGTACAAAAGCCTGCAATTCGGTTTCACCTATGATATCACCATTTCAAAACTCAGCGAGGCCGAGCGAAAGCCCAAGACCTTTGAAGTGTCATTTATAATAAGAGGAGATGACAATAAAAAAGGCTATATCTGGTGTCCCTGGAAATAG